One genomic segment of Trichococcus shcherbakoviae includes these proteins:
- the opp3b gene encoding oligopeptide ABC transporter permease: MKSYAKYIGKRILYMAITLFLIASITFFLMKALPGTPYSNQDKLSEEQIFIMNEKYGLNKPILVQYAVYIFGLVRGDLGVSFQFNNTPVTDLLSSRIGPSMQLGLQAVIIGTILGIVLGVIAAMRQGTWVDTVATLTAIVGRSIPNFVFAVILQLVFGVWLKVLPIALWNDGFRSSILPTIALSISPLADSARFMRTEMVDVLGSDYVELARAKGLSRWEVAFKHGIRNALIPLVTIIGPMTVGLMTGSMVVENIFAIPGIGEQFVKSILTNDYPTIMGVTMMYSTMLVIVILLVDILYGIIDPRIRVATEGGE, from the coding sequence ATGAAAAGTTATGCAAAGTACATCGGCAAGCGTATTTTATATATGGCAATTACGTTGTTTTTGATTGCATCGATAACTTTTTTTCTGATGAAAGCTTTGCCGGGTACACCATACAGTAACCAAGACAAGTTATCTGAAGAACAAATTTTTATCATGAATGAGAAGTATGGACTGAACAAACCGATTCTGGTCCAATACGCAGTCTACATTTTTGGACTAGTACGTGGAGACCTGGGTGTTTCGTTCCAGTTCAACAATACTCCGGTTACGGATTTGTTGAGCAGCAGAATAGGACCTTCCATGCAATTAGGGCTTCAAGCAGTTATCATAGGAACGATCCTCGGCATTGTGCTGGGTGTGATCGCAGCGATGAGACAGGGGACTTGGGTGGATACAGTTGCCACTTTGACAGCCATCGTCGGCCGTTCGATCCCTAACTTTGTTTTTGCAGTTATTCTTCAATTGGTATTCGGCGTATGGCTGAAAGTGTTGCCGATCGCCTTGTGGAATGATGGTTTCCGTTCTTCGATTCTGCCTACGATTGCGTTGAGCATTTCCCCGCTGGCCGATTCGGCCCGGTTTATGCGAACCGAAATGGTCGACGTATTAGGCAGCGACTATGTCGAACTCGCTAGAGCGAAAGGTCTGAGCCGTTGGGAAGTCGCGTTCAAACACGGTATCCGTAATGCGCTGATTCCTTTGGTCACCATCATCGGCCCGATGACAGTCGGTTTGATGACAGGTTCGATGGTTGTGGAAAATATTTTTGCCATCCCTGGCATCGGGGAACAATTCGTAAAATCCATCCTGACGAATGATTATCCGACAATCATGGGCGTTACGATGATGTATTCGACCATGTTGGTCATCGTCATTTTGTTGGTTGACATCCTTTATGGTATCATCGACCCTCGTATCAGAGTCGCTACAGAAGGAGGGGAATAA
- the opp3C gene encoding oligopeptide ABC transporter permease, whose amino-acid sequence MSENELRNTTAMPTITKDLFETASESSMQDKEKISAPSLSFMADSWRRLKKNKVAMVSLVILIIITMSSLFAPVIAPHDPNAQTVQYANMPPKIPGIDINGLNGTVKQNGVVIDKYEASNVPEDVYYYLGTDSLGRDLLSRILYGTRVSLFIAFMAALFNLTLGVVYGLTSGWLGGKVDNIMQRILEILSGVPNLVVVILMLLVLKPGISSIIIALALTEWLSMARVVRAQTLKLKNQEYILAARTLGQSPMKIAFGHILPNLAGVIIIQVMFSIPSAIFFEAFLSFIGIGIPAPNASLGTLINDGYKTFRFLPHLMWYPAGIMSVIMICFNLLADGLRDAFDPKMRD is encoded by the coding sequence ATGAGTGAAAATGAATTACGCAATACAACAGCGATGCCGACAATCACGAAAGATCTTTTCGAAACGGCATCCGAGTCAAGCATGCAGGATAAAGAAAAAATCTCAGCGCCTTCCCTAAGCTTCATGGCAGATTCTTGGCGCCGCCTGAAGAAAAATAAAGTTGCCATGGTCAGTTTGGTCATCTTGATCATCATCACTATGTCCAGTCTGTTTGCTCCAGTCATTGCACCGCATGACCCGAATGCGCAAACAGTCCAGTACGCAAATATGCCACCAAAGATTCCCGGCATCGACATCAACGGTCTGAACGGAACAGTGAAGCAGAATGGCGTAGTTATCGATAAGTATGAGGCGTCCAACGTTCCAGAGGATGTTTACTACTATCTCGGTACGGACAGCCTGGGACGCGATTTGTTGTCGCGTATCCTTTACGGTACCCGCGTATCCTTATTCATCGCGTTCATGGCAGCCTTGTTCAACCTGACACTCGGCGTTGTCTATGGTCTGACGTCCGGCTGGTTGGGCGGAAAAGTCGACAATATCATGCAACGTATCCTGGAAATCCTTTCCGGTGTGCCTAACTTGGTAGTCGTTATTCTGATGTTGCTTGTTCTGAAACCCGGCATCAGCTCCATCATCATTGCTTTGGCTTTGACTGAATGGCTTTCGATGGCGCGTGTCGTCCGTGCACAAACCCTGAAATTGAAAAATCAGGAATACATCCTGGCTGCCCGCACGTTGGGTCAATCACCGATGAAAATTGCCTTCGGACACATTCTGCCTAACTTGGCCGGTGTCATCATCATTCAAGTTATGTTTTCCATTCCATCGGCAATCTTCTTCGAAGCATTCCTGAGCTTTATCGGTATCGGTATTCCTGCTCCGAATGCATCGCTTGGTACATTGATCAACGATGGTTACAAGACATTCCGTTTCTTGCCGCATCTGATGTGGTATCCAGCCGGAATCATGAGCGTCATCATGATTTGCTTCAACTTATTGGCTGATGGACTTCGTGACGCGTTCGATCCAAAAATGAGAGATTAG
- a CDS encoding ABC transporter ATP-binding protein has protein sequence MENILEVKDLQITFDTYAGKVKAIRGVSFDLKPGETLAIVGESGSGKSVTSRSIMRLLANNANIEHGEILFKGEDLVHKTEKQMQKIRGSEIAMIFQDPMTSLNPTQKIGKQIAEPIIKHQNISKEEAYKKAEELLQLVGIPSPAKRMKQYPHQFSGGQRQRIVIAIALGCNPDILIADEPTTALDVTIQAQILELMKDLQQKIKTSIIFITHDLGVVANVADRVAVMYAGKIVEVGTVDEIFYNPQHPYTWGLLSSMPTLDTAGSLYAIPGTPPDLLDPPTGDAFAPRSEYAMKIDTLYDPPFFKVSDTHSAATWLLHPDAPSVNPPEGIVNRQATFSEMKLAPSDELKVMDTADKEPAVLPHGKGPQIDPKITEKGGLL, from the coding sequence ATGGAAAATATATTGGAAGTAAAAGACCTACAAATTACTTTTGATACCTATGCAGGTAAAGTAAAAGCTATCCGTGGCGTCAGTTTTGACCTGAAGCCAGGTGAAACATTAGCCATCGTTGGTGAATCCGGCTCTGGTAAATCAGTGACTAGCCGCAGCATCATGCGTCTATTGGCGAACAACGCCAACATTGAACACGGTGAAATCCTGTTCAAGGGCGAAGATTTAGTGCACAAAACCGAAAAACAAATGCAGAAGATCCGTGGTTCGGAAATCGCAATGATTTTCCAGGATCCGATGACTTCTTTGAATCCGACTCAAAAAATCGGCAAGCAGATCGCTGAACCGATCATCAAACACCAAAACATCAGTAAAGAGGAGGCCTACAAAAAAGCTGAAGAATTATTGCAGCTAGTAGGTATCCCGAGCCCTGCCAAAAGAATGAAACAGTACCCGCACCAATTCTCAGGCGGTCAGCGCCAACGGATCGTCATCGCGATCGCATTGGGCTGCAACCCGGATATTCTGATTGCGGATGAACCGACAACAGCTCTTGACGTTACGATCCAAGCGCAAATCCTGGAGTTGATGAAGGATCTGCAGCAGAAAATCAAGACATCGATCATTTTTATCACCCATGATTTGGGTGTAGTGGCGAACGTTGCAGACCGTGTAGCCGTCATGTATGCAGGCAAAATCGTCGAAGTCGGGACTGTCGATGAAATTTTCTACAACCCGCAACACCCATATACATGGGGACTGTTGAGCTCGATGCCTACATTGGACACTGCAGGATCGCTTTATGCGATCCCAGGGACACCTCCGGATTTATTGGATCCTCCGACTGGTGATGCTTTTGCGCCCCGGAGCGAATATGCAATGAAGATTGACACCTTGTACGATCCGCCGTTCTTTAAGGTATCCGATACCCATTCGGCAGCTACTTGGTTGCTGCATCCTGACGCACCTTCCGTGAATCCTCCAGAGGGCATCGTGAACCGACAGGCGACTTTCTCCGAAATGAAACTCGCTCCTTCCGATGAATTGAAAGTGATGGACACCGCAGATAAGGAACCGGCTGTATTGCCTCACGGAAAAGGCCCGCAAATCGATCCGAAAATCACTGAGAAAGGAGGACTGCTGTAA
- a CDS encoding ABC transporter ATP-binding protein yields MYDTTGQKKILEVKNLKQYFNVGTKNEVRAVDDVSFDIYEGETLGLVGESGCGKTTTGRAIIRLYNPTSGEIFFDGTEIHTLHDRKEQLAFRKDMQMIFQDPYASLNPRMKVRDIVAEGLKIHGLATTEKEVDDRVAELLDLVGLNKDHSSRYPHEFSGGQRQRIGIARALAVNPKLIIADEPISALDVSIQAQVVNLLMELQKKQKLTFLFIAHDLSMVKYISNRIGVMYFGKLVELAPADDVYNKPLHPYTESLLSAIPLPDPVYERNRTRFTYVPREENGEPEAMREIVPGHFVYCRESDVPVLKAKYENY; encoded by the coding sequence ATGTACGACACAACAGGACAGAAAAAGATTCTGGAAGTAAAAAACCTGAAGCAGTATTTCAACGTCGGCACAAAAAATGAAGTCCGCGCCGTTGACGATGTTTCCTTTGATATCTATGAAGGCGAAACACTCGGCTTGGTAGGCGAATCCGGTTGCGGAAAAACGACAACCGGCCGCGCAATCATCCGCTTGTACAACCCGACTTCCGGTGAAATCTTTTTTGATGGCACCGAAATCCATACGCTGCATGACAGAAAAGAGCAACTGGCTTTCCGTAAAGACATGCAGATGATTTTCCAGGATCCGTATGCATCCTTGAATCCCCGTATGAAAGTACGCGATATCGTTGCTGAAGGTTTGAAGATTCATGGCCTTGCGACAACCGAGAAAGAAGTCGATGACCGGGTTGCGGAATTATTGGATCTGGTCGGTTTGAATAAAGACCATTCTTCCCGTTATCCGCACGAGTTCTCCGGCGGCCAAAGACAGCGTATCGGAATTGCCAGAGCCTTAGCGGTAAATCCAAAACTCATCATTGCCGATGAGCCGATTTCTGCTTTGGACGTATCCATTCAGGCGCAAGTGGTCAACTTGCTGATGGAATTGCAGAAAAAACAAAAACTGACTTTCTTGTTCATCGCGCATGATCTGTCGATGGTCAAGTACATCAGCAATCGAATCGGTGTTATGTACTTCGGCAAATTGGTCGAATTAGCGCCCGCAGACGACGTTTACAACAAACCTTTACATCCTTATACGGAAAGCCTGTTATCGGCCATACCGCTGCCGGATCCGGTTTATGAGCGCAACCGCACCCGCTTCACTTATGTTCCACGTGAAGAGAATGGTGAGCCGGAAGCAATGCGAGAAATCGTTCCAGGGCACTTTGTTTATTGCCGTGAGTCCGACGTTCCCGTATTGAAAGCAAAATACGAAAATTACTGA
- a CDS encoding peptide ABC transporter substrate-binding protein, which translates to MRRLKNSFILATAAVILAACGGDGATDDSAVDKASESAGGQVVNYTAPTELATLDTTLMTDINSSNYISHAIEGLLKINADGKPVPAIAAEAGTVSEDGLTYTYKLRDDAVWSNGEPVTANDFVFAWQRLVDPEAGASYAYLAETIKNANEIMAGEMDPEKLGVTAVSDTEITIELTQPTPYFESLLAFSAFFPQNEEFVTEKGDKYGTSSENILANGPFTIENWDGTGLTWDLVKNEDYYAADEVKLDEVNVQVIKETSTVVNLFDQGSVDNAQVTGELVKQLATDPNVVVQKKARTAYIEFNHDNVYLQNAKLRAAIGLVINRDELVDSVIGDGSTAIGGFLPADFVSNPTTGEDFAAEAGSYLEYDVERAQTLWAEAKAELSVEEITFSLVGDDDEKNKKISQYIQGQIQNNLEGISVELRNVPKKNRLELANQDEFDLLQTGWGADFADAINYMDLLYSTSAYNEGQYANVEFDALIDASKTTNANNPEARWADLMAAHKLVMEDAAIIPLYQEAETQLRNPNLKGIIFNSVGNEFDLSRAYIEE; encoded by the coding sequence ATGAGGAGATTGAAAAATTCTTTCATTTTAGCTACAGCAGCTGTCATCTTAGCAGCTTGCGGAGGAGACGGCGCAACGGACGACAGCGCAGTAGACAAAGCAAGTGAAAGCGCAGGCGGACAAGTTGTCAACTATACAGCACCTACCGAATTAGCAACATTGGATACAACACTGATGACGGACATCAATAGTTCGAACTACATCAGCCATGCGATCGAAGGCTTATTGAAAATCAATGCAGATGGGAAGCCCGTTCCCGCAATCGCTGCGGAAGCAGGTACTGTATCGGAAGATGGCTTGACTTATACTTATAAACTCCGTGATGATGCAGTTTGGTCAAACGGAGAGCCTGTTACAGCGAACGATTTCGTATTCGCTTGGCAACGATTGGTGGATCCCGAAGCGGGCGCATCCTACGCTTACTTGGCTGAGACCATCAAGAACGCCAATGAAATCATGGCTGGAGAAATGGACCCTGAAAAATTGGGGGTAACGGCAGTAAGCGACACTGAAATCACAATCGAGTTGACGCAGCCGACACCTTACTTTGAATCATTATTGGCGTTCAGCGCATTCTTCCCGCAAAATGAAGAATTTGTCACTGAAAAAGGCGACAAGTACGGAACTAGCAGCGAAAACATTTTGGCTAACGGACCTTTCACCATCGAGAACTGGGACGGCACTGGCCTGACTTGGGATCTTGTGAAGAACGAAGATTACTATGCAGCTGACGAAGTGAAGTTGGACGAAGTCAACGTCCAAGTAATCAAAGAAACAAGCACTGTCGTGAATCTGTTCGATCAAGGATCAGTCGATAACGCACAAGTGACCGGCGAATTGGTTAAACAATTGGCGACTGATCCTAACGTAGTCGTTCAGAAAAAAGCCCGCACGGCGTACATCGAATTCAACCACGATAACGTCTACCTGCAGAATGCGAAGCTGAGAGCAGCCATCGGACTTGTCATCAATCGCGATGAATTGGTCGACAGCGTCATCGGTGACGGTTCGACAGCAATCGGCGGTTTCCTGCCGGCTGATTTTGTCAGCAACCCGACGACCGGCGAAGACTTTGCCGCTGAAGCAGGCTCTTATCTGGAATATGATGTGGAACGAGCGCAAACGCTTTGGGCTGAAGCGAAGGCTGAATTAAGCGTTGAAGAAATCACTTTCTCCTTGGTCGGGGACGATGATGAAAAGAACAAAAAAATCAGCCAATATATCCAAGGCCAAATCCAAAACAATTTGGAAGGCATCTCTGTAGAATTGCGCAATGTACCGAAGAAAAACCGTTTGGAATTGGCGAATCAAGATGAATTCGACTTGTTGCAAACCGGTTGGGGAGCGGATTTCGCTGACGCAATCAACTACATGGACTTGTTGTACAGCACATCTGCCTACAACGAAGGACAATATGCGAATGTGGAATTTGATGCTTTGATCGATGCTTCAAAAACAACAAACGCAAACAATCCTGAAGCGCGCTGGGCTGACCTGATGGCTGCCCACAAGCTGGTCATGGAAGATGCGGCTATCATACCTCTTTATCAAGAAGCAGAAACACAACTCAGAAACCCTAACCTTAAGGGCATCATCTTCAATTCAGTGGGCAATGAATTTGACCTGAGCAGAGCGTATATCGAAGAATAA
- the ilvA gene encoding threonine ammonia-lyase IlvA: protein MTDELVNKEDVLKAYKVLRNVVKQTPLQHDAYLSQKYHANIFLKREDLQIVRSFKLRGAYYAISQLSEAETETGVICASAGNHAQGVAYTCNHLAIKATIFMPSTTPSQKIDQVRYFGKEYVEIKLIGDTFDESNEAAHAYADEHNLTFIEPFNDRNVIAGQGTLAVEIHQDLVAEGETADMVFAAIGGGGLISGVSSYMKEAMPETKIIGVESLGAPGMKVSLDANKVTTLTDIDKFCDGTAVATVGDLTFRHCQQNVDDILVVPEGQVCGTIIDLYTKQAIVAEPSGALSVSALEQYKDEIRDKTVVCIVSGGNNDINRMAEIDERSLLYQGLKHYFIVNFPQRAGALKEFVNDILGGNDDITKFEYTKKVHRSEGPVLIGILLKNKDDIEGLLSRIEKFDPHYISVNENSKLYSFLI, encoded by the coding sequence ATGACGGATGAGTTAGTGAACAAAGAAGACGTGCTTAAAGCATATAAAGTACTGCGCAACGTGGTCAAGCAGACACCATTGCAGCATGATGCGTATTTATCGCAGAAGTATCATGCCAACATCTTTTTGAAGCGGGAGGACCTTCAAATCGTCCGCTCCTTCAAATTGAGGGGCGCTTATTATGCCATTTCGCAGCTGAGTGAAGCCGAAACTGAGACTGGAGTAATCTGCGCCTCAGCCGGCAATCATGCGCAAGGGGTAGCTTATACCTGTAACCATTTGGCCATCAAAGCTACCATCTTCATGCCTTCGACAACGCCTTCCCAAAAAATAGACCAAGTCCGTTATTTCGGGAAAGAGTATGTTGAGATCAAACTGATCGGCGATACCTTCGACGAATCGAACGAAGCCGCCCATGCCTATGCGGATGAACACAACCTGACTTTCATTGAACCTTTCAATGATCGCAATGTGATCGCTGGGCAAGGCACTTTGGCAGTGGAAATCCACCAGGATCTCGTTGCTGAAGGAGAAACGGCCGACATGGTATTCGCGGCAATCGGCGGCGGCGGCTTGATTTCAGGCGTCAGCAGCTACATGAAGGAAGCCATGCCCGAAACGAAGATCATCGGCGTGGAGTCCTTGGGCGCCCCTGGCATGAAAGTTTCGCTTGATGCGAATAAAGTGACGACTTTGACTGATATTGATAAATTCTGTGATGGGACAGCCGTAGCGACTGTCGGTGATTTGACTTTCAGACACTGCCAACAAAATGTCGATGACATCCTGGTCGTGCCTGAAGGACAAGTTTGCGGAACCATCATCGATTTATACACTAAACAAGCTATCGTAGCGGAACCATCCGGCGCACTCTCGGTTTCTGCGTTGGAACAATACAAAGATGAAATCAGAGACAAAACGGTCGTCTGCATCGTCAGCGGCGGTAACAACGATATCAATCGGATGGCTGAAATTGATGAACGCTCCCTACTCTATCAAGGTCTGAAGCACTACTTCATCGTGAACTTCCCGCAGAGGGCCGGCGCGCTGAAAGAGTTCGTGAATGACATATTGGGCGGCAACGATGACATCACCAAGTTCGAATATACGAAAAAGGTCCATCGCAGCGAAGGACCTGTACTGATCGGAATCTTGTTGAAAAATAAGGACGATATCGAAGGCTTGCTCAGCAGGATCGAAAAATTCGATCCGCATTACATTTCGGTGAACGAGAATTCCAAACTGTATTCCTTCCTGATCTGA
- the ilvC gene encoding ketol-acid reductoisomerase — MTKVYYDQDVTVKALEGKKIAVIGYGSQGHAHSQNLRDNGNDVIIGIRAGKSADKAKEDGFEVFPVAEATKQADVVMILIPDEQQAEVYAAEIAPNLEAGNAIAFGHGFNIHFGTITPAADIDVFMVAPKGPGHMVRRQFAKGSAVPALFAVFQDATGNAKDIALAWAQGVGATRVGVLETTFKEETETDLFGEQAVLCGGTTHLVQAGFETLVEAGYQPEIAYFEVLHELKLIVDLMYEGGMEKMRHSISNTAEYGDYVSGPRVITSDVKDRMKDVLTDIQTGAFAKRFTDDYKAGFPDFHAMRAEQQGHQIEAVGAELRKMMPFVNEQQ; from the coding sequence ATGACTAAAGTATACTACGATCAAGACGTAACAGTAAAAGCACTAGAGGGCAAAAAAATCGCCGTTATCGGATATGGTTCTCAAGGACATGCACATTCACAAAACCTACGTGACAACGGTAATGATGTCATCATCGGAATCCGTGCAGGTAAATCTGCAGACAAAGCAAAAGAAGACGGATTTGAAGTGTTCCCTGTTGCTGAAGCAACAAAACAAGCTGACGTAGTAATGATCCTTATCCCTGATGAGCAACAAGCTGAAGTTTATGCAGCTGAAATCGCTCCTAACTTGGAAGCTGGAAATGCCATCGCATTCGGTCACGGATTCAACATCCATTTCGGTACGATCACACCTGCTGCTGATATCGATGTATTCATGGTCGCTCCAAAAGGCCCAGGCCACATGGTTCGCCGTCAATTCGCTAAAGGTTCTGCAGTGCCTGCTTTGTTCGCAGTCTTCCAAGATGCAACAGGCAACGCAAAAGATATCGCTCTTGCTTGGGCACAAGGAGTCGGCGCTACACGCGTAGGCGTTTTGGAAACAACATTCAAGGAAGAAACTGAAACTGACCTATTCGGCGAGCAAGCTGTATTGTGCGGCGGAACAACGCACTTGGTTCAAGCTGGTTTCGAAACATTGGTTGAAGCTGGCTACCAACCAGAAATCGCCTACTTCGAAGTATTGCACGAATTGAAATTGATCGTTGACTTGATGTACGAAGGCGGCATGGAAAAAATGCGCCACTCTATCTCTAACACAGCTGAATACGGCGACTACGTTTCCGGACCTCGCGTCATCACTTCAGACGTGAAAGACCGCATGAAGGACGTCTTGACTGACATCCAAACAGGTGCATTCGCTAAACGCTTCACTGATGATTACAAAGCTGGCTTCCCTGACTTCCACGCAATGCGCGCTGAGCAACAAGGCCACCAGATCGAAGCAGTCGGTGCTGAATTGCGTAAAATGATGCCTTTCGTGAATGAACAACAATAA
- the ilvN gene encoding acetolactate synthase small subunit, with translation MMLRLIQAKVVNKPGVLNRITQVILKPQYNIDTLTLTGTEDYDVSLITVGINFDTLDAAELLTKQLEKQVDVISATDITEKRLGLRA, from the coding sequence ATGATGCTAAGATTAATCCAAGCCAAAGTCGTGAATAAACCCGGCGTATTGAACCGTATCACGCAAGTTATCCTGAAGCCGCAATACAATATCGATACCTTAACGCTGACAGGGACGGAAGATTATGACGTATCTTTGATCACAGTCGGCATCAACTTCGATACCTTGGATGCAGCTGAATTATTGACGAAACAGTTGGAAAAACAAGTCGACGTCATCAGCGCAACCGACATCACCGAAAAGCGTTTAGGCCTAAGAGCTTAA
- a CDS encoding patatin family protein has protein sequence MEQNKEKVSLIIEGGAMRGVFCAGVISTLLRQEIYLDYVIGVSSGSANGINYVSRDLTRTKASFVDIAANPAFSGMKYLLNGQGYFNTKYIYEDAITTDIPFHFETFKQNPASMKIVATDMETAKPVYFDKDDIATSAELGLKIRASSTVPLLMPPTQINGKFYLDGGIVDSLPIEKAIADGNKKHVIILTRPRGYIKEKQRFNAIIRRHLRAYPEVIAAIEQRHVTYNRSMELIEHLERENKAFVIAPDQLSIGRMERNVQRLDAYYQYAERASERQLPELQDFLSRR, from the coding sequence ATGGAACAAAACAAAGAAAAAGTATCCTTGATCATAGAAGGGGGAGCCATGCGGGGCGTTTTTTGCGCAGGAGTCATCAGCACCCTGCTGCGTCAAGAAATCTACTTGGATTATGTCATCGGTGTCTCTTCCGGATCGGCCAATGGCATCAATTATGTCAGCCGGGACCTGACCCGAACAAAAGCTTCATTTGTTGATATCGCCGCCAATCCGGCTTTTTCAGGAATGAAATATCTGCTCAACGGGCAAGGATATTTCAACACAAAATATATTTATGAGGATGCAATCACGACCGACATCCCCTTTCATTTCGAGACATTCAAGCAAAATCCAGCTTCCATGAAGATTGTTGCGACCGACATGGAAACCGCAAAACCTGTTTATTTCGATAAGGATGACATCGCAACCAGTGCAGAATTGGGTCTCAAAATCAGGGCGTCTTCCACTGTGCCGTTGCTGATGCCCCCTACCCAAATCAACGGCAAATTCTATCTTGACGGCGGCATCGTCGACTCGCTGCCGATCGAAAAAGCGATCGCAGACGGCAACAAAAAGCACGTGATCATTTTGACGCGTCCGCGTGGTTACATCAAAGAAAAGCAACGCTTCAACGCCATTATCCGGCGGCATCTGCGGGCATATCCCGAAGTCATAGCAGCCATCGAACAGCGCCACGTTACCTATAATCGGTCGATGGAATTGATCGAGCACCTGGAACGGGAAAACAAAGCCTTCGTCATTGCCCCAGATCAGCTTTCCATTGGCAGGATGGAGCGGAATGTGCAGCGCCTGGATGCCTATTATCAGTATGCCGAACGGGCCTCAGAAAGGCAGCTCCCTGAGTTGCAGGACTTTTTGTCAAGACGATGA
- a CDS encoding ABC transporter ATP-binding protein — MIRFDHVNVIREKRKILNDINWHAKKGEHWAILGLNGSGKTTLLQLLNGYLWPSSGKLVVLGETFGQTAIPELRKRIGWVSSALQQQLNPNDIAEHIVLSGKFASIGVWTVPTEAEKQQALDLLIKCGGKEMIGFRYGILSQGQQQIILIARALMAEPEILILDEPCNGLDLFAKEKLLEDIQQIADEPEGPTMIYVSHHTEEILPCFKKLMLLKDGSIHKTGKTVDLLKEEVLNDFYEKPVQMIHMSKNRLAVFPK, encoded by the coding sequence ATGATCAGATTCGACCACGTGAACGTCATTCGCGAAAAACGCAAAATTTTGAACGACATCAATTGGCACGCCAAAAAAGGCGAGCATTGGGCCATACTCGGCTTGAACGGCTCCGGCAAGACAACCTTGCTGCAACTGTTGAATGGCTATCTGTGGCCCAGCAGCGGCAAGCTGGTCGTTTTGGGCGAGACTTTCGGGCAGACCGCCATCCCCGAGTTGCGCAAACGGATAGGCTGGGTCAGCTCGGCGCTGCAGCAACAGCTGAATCCCAACGACATAGCCGAACACATCGTCTTGAGCGGCAAATTCGCTTCGATAGGCGTCTGGACAGTCCCGACGGAAGCCGAAAAACAACAGGCACTGGATCTTTTGATCAAATGCGGCGGAAAAGAAATGATCGGGTTTCGCTATGGCATCCTGTCCCAAGGGCAACAACAGATCATTTTGATCGCGCGGGCTTTGATGGCCGAACCGGAAATACTGATATTGGACGAGCCCTGCAATGGCCTTGATCTGTTCGCAAAAGAAAAGCTTTTGGAGGATATCCAGCAGATTGCCGATGAACCTGAAGGGCCGACGATGATTTATGTCAGCCACCATACTGAGGAAATACTGCCGTGTTTCAAAAAATTGATGCTGCTGAAGGACGGTTCCATCCATAAGACAGGCAAAACTGTTGACCTGCTGAAAGAGGAAGTCCTGAATGATTTCTA